A single Microbacterium protaetiae DNA region contains:
- a CDS encoding ABC transporter substrate-binding protein, with protein sequence MRKALAAVAGLAVAGLALAGCAGSNDNGDKGDANDASQVEVFTWWASGSEKAGLDALVKVFDQQFPDTKFVNAAVAGGAGSNAKNALASRLKANNPPDSFQAHAGAELTDYIEAEKIEDLSDFYKENGLTDVFPSTLLDRLTVDGKIYSVPSNIHRANVTWVNTDLLTKAGIDPKVAPADLDAWLADMQKLKDNGVETPLSVATDWTQVQLFENVLLSVLGADGYQGLWDGTTKFDSTEVTTAIDYYSQLLSFANTDGTGQDWPVATDMVIDGTAAYNVMGDWALAEFDAKNMTYGKEFTTWPTPGTDGTFDFLADSFTLPVGAPHAAGAKNWLKTISSADGQKAFNLAKGSIPARTDADPADYPEYQQGAMASFAKDTVVSSLAHGAAVKVSWLNDITSAIGQFVSTKDAGTFQSALVDAQTKGLGQ encoded by the coding sequence ATGCGGAAAGCACTCGCAGCGGTCGCGGGCCTGGCCGTCGCCGGGCTCGCGTTGGCCGGTTGCGCCGGGTCGAACGACAACGGCGACAAGGGCGACGCGAACGACGCCAGCCAGGTCGAGGTGTTCACCTGGTGGGCATCCGGTTCTGAGAAGGCGGGCCTTGACGCTCTTGTCAAGGTCTTCGACCAGCAGTTCCCCGACACCAAGTTCGTCAACGCGGCCGTGGCCGGTGGTGCCGGATCGAACGCGAAGAACGCGCTCGCCTCACGACTGAAGGCCAACAACCCGCCCGACTCGTTCCAGGCGCACGCCGGGGCCGAGCTCACCGATTACATCGAGGCAGAGAAAATCGAGGACCTCAGCGACTTCTACAAGGAGAACGGGCTGACCGACGTCTTCCCGTCGACCTTGCTGGACCGCCTGACCGTCGACGGCAAGATCTACTCGGTGCCCAGCAACATCCACCGCGCGAACGTCACCTGGGTCAACACCGACCTGCTGACCAAGGCCGGCATTGACCCGAAGGTCGCCCCCGCCGACCTGGACGCGTGGCTGGCCGACATGCAGAAGCTGAAGGACAACGGGGTCGAGACCCCGCTGTCGGTGGCCACCGACTGGACCCAGGTGCAGCTGTTCGAGAACGTGCTTCTCTCGGTGCTCGGCGCCGACGGCTACCAGGGCCTGTGGGACGGCACGACGAAGTTCGACTCGACCGAGGTCACCACCGCCATCGACTACTACTCGCAGCTGCTGAGCTTCGCGAACACCGACGGCACCGGGCAGGACTGGCCGGTCGCCACCGACATGGTCATCGACGGCACGGCCGCCTACAACGTGATGGGCGACTGGGCGCTGGCCGAGTTCGACGCCAAGAACATGACGTACGGCAAGGAGTTCACCACCTGGCCGACGCCGGGCACCGACGGGACGTTCGACTTCCTCGCCGACTCGTTCACGCTTCCGGTGGGTGCCCCGCACGCCGCCGGCGCCAAGAACTGGCTGAAGACGATCAGCTCGGCCGACGGGCAGAAGGCGTTCAACCTCGCCAAGGGCTCGATCCCCGCGCGCACCGACGCCGACCCGGCCGACTACCCCGAGTACCAGCAGGGTGCGATGGCCTCGTTCGCGAAGGACACCGTCGTCAGCTCACTCGCCCACGGCGCGGCCGTCAAGGTCTCGTGGCTGAACGACATCACCTCGGCGATCGGTCAGTTCGTCTCGACGAAGGACGCCGGCACGTTCCAGAGCGCTCTCGTCGACGCACAGACCAAGGGTCTGGGCCAGTAA
- a CDS encoding SDR family NAD(P)-dependent oxidoreductase, whose protein sequence is MARTAWDPRRLPDLTGRRYLVTGSTRGLGYFATEQLVRAGAHVILTGRNPNRLAAAHAAIERRVLDAAARGSGAEAAGGGEARHPTSGSLETLLLDTSNFGSIRAAAATARTRGPLHGLLLNAGIVHPPRTRQTVGGHELVFATNVLGHFSLAGELLQNLAVVGGRMVWIGSMSTLLGDHEPVDPELVNDYTPWRAYVQSKVATTVLGLEADRRLREAGVPVASLVAHPGYAISGRTAGVRGVNEPSRMTRFIDNLQAPISQSKEHGAHALVRALADADIEGGQFWGPRYLVHGTPHRTTPAKLLRDPALGTRLWDYCENATRVRWPFEKAARARRRLR, encoded by the coding sequence GTGGCGCGGACGGCCTGGGATCCTCGACGCCTGCCCGACCTGACAGGCAGGCGTTACCTGGTGACCGGCTCCACGCGCGGTCTCGGATACTTCGCAACCGAGCAGCTCGTGCGTGCGGGCGCCCACGTGATCCTCACCGGACGCAACCCGAACCGGCTCGCGGCTGCGCACGCCGCCATCGAGAGACGGGTTCTGGATGCCGCGGCGCGCGGCTCGGGCGCTGAAGCGGCGGGCGGCGGCGAGGCGCGGCATCCCACTTCCGGCAGCCTCGAGACGCTGCTGCTGGACACCAGCAATTTCGGCTCCATTCGAGCGGCGGCAGCCACCGCGCGCACCCGCGGCCCCCTGCACGGCCTGCTGCTGAACGCGGGCATCGTGCATCCGCCCCGTACCCGCCAGACCGTGGGCGGACACGAATTGGTGTTCGCCACCAACGTGCTCGGCCACTTCTCGCTGGCCGGTGAGCTGCTGCAGAACCTCGCCGTGGTGGGCGGCCGAATGGTGTGGATCGGCAGCATGTCGACGCTGCTGGGCGACCACGAGCCGGTCGACCCCGAGCTGGTGAACGACTACACGCCGTGGCGGGCCTACGTGCAGTCGAAGGTCGCGACCACCGTGCTGGGCCTGGAGGCTGATCGGCGTTTGCGCGAGGCCGGCGTGCCGGTGGCGAGTCTGGTGGCGCATCCGGGATATGCGATCAGCGGACGCACCGCCGGGGTGCGCGGCGTGAACGAGCCATCCCGCATGACGCGGTTCATCGACAACCTGCAGGCGCCGATCTCGCAATCGAAGGAGCACGGGGCGCACGCGCTGGTGCGGGCACTGGCCGATGCCGACATCGAGGGCGGGCAGTTCTGGGGTCCGCGGTATCTCGTGCATGGAACCCCGCACCGCACCACCCCCGCCAAGCTGCTGCGCGATCCGGCCCTGGGCACGCGCCTGTGGGACTACTGCGAGAACGCGACGCGGGTGCGCTGGCCGTTCGAGAAGGCCGCCCGCGCCCGGCGGCGGCTGCGCTGA
- a CDS encoding ROK family protein has protein sequence MTDLALAVDLGGTKVEAALVDDAGAVVPGTRHRRPTGPDVTPDRLQAALIQVVRGAARNADGPVRGIGIGSAGPIDHAAGTIAPVNMTSLHGMPLRDVVADAAARAGLGDVPVCLGHDGGCLALAESWVGVTREARVSLAFVVSTGIGGGFLIDGRLFAGTTGNAGHLGQMHSDGGLSLEQVASGPASVAWARAQGWAGDTGEELAQAAASGHTIARAAVERSAGAIGRALADIAALVDVEVFAVGGGFSHVAEDYVELIGAALRDAASLAYARAARVVRSGLGGDGPLIGAAALVLRSGS, from the coding sequence GTGACCGATCTCGCTCTGGCCGTCGACCTGGGCGGCACGAAGGTCGAGGCCGCCCTCGTCGACGACGCCGGAGCGGTGGTGCCGGGCACCCGGCACCGGCGGCCGACGGGTCCCGACGTCACCCCCGATCGACTGCAGGCGGCGCTCATCCAGGTGGTGCGCGGCGCCGCGCGCAACGCCGACGGGCCGGTGCGCGGCATCGGAATCGGCAGCGCCGGACCCATCGATCACGCCGCCGGAACGATTGCGCCGGTGAACATGACGAGCCTGCACGGGATGCCGCTGCGCGACGTGGTCGCCGACGCGGCGGCACGCGCGGGGCTCGGTGACGTTCCGGTGTGCCTCGGGCACGATGGCGGATGCCTCGCCCTGGCCGAGTCGTGGGTCGGAGTCACCCGCGAGGCCCGCGTGTCACTGGCCTTCGTCGTCTCGACCGGGATCGGCGGCGGATTCCTCATCGACGGCAGACTGTTCGCCGGAACCACCGGCAACGCCGGGCACCTCGGCCAGATGCACTCCGACGGCGGACTCTCGCTCGAGCAGGTCGCGTCGGGACCGGCGAGCGTCGCCTGGGCGCGGGCCCAGGGCTGGGCGGGCGACACGGGCGAAGAGCTCGCGCAAGCCGCGGCATCCGGCCACACCATCGCACGCGCGGCCGTCGAACGCTCGGCCGGCGCGATCGGGCGGGCGCTGGCCGACATCGCGGCGCTCGTCGACGTCGAGGTCTTCGCGGTCGGTGGCGGATTCTCGCACGTGGCCGAGGACTACGTCGAACTGATCGGCGCTGCGCTGCGGGATGCCGCATCCCTGGCCTACGCGCGCGCCGCGCGCGTGGTGCGCAGCGGGCTGGGCGGCGACGGTCCGCTGATCGGCGCCGCCGCGCTGGTGCTGCGGTCGGGGTCCTGA
- a CDS encoding HAD-IIA family hydrolase — protein sequence MRTRADIACWLTDMDGVLVHENRPIPGAAELLAQWRDAGTPFLVLTNNPIYTRRDLAARLGRSGLDVPEERIWTSALATAQFLKSQMPGGSAFVIGEAGLTTALHEAGFIMTETQPDYVVVGETRQYSFEAITMAIRFINAGARFIITNPDSTGPTPSGVVPATGSFAALITKATGREPYVVGKPNPMMFRSAMNQIGAHSENTGMIGDRMDTDVIAGIEAGLHTVLVLSGISDRADVERYPFRPDEIVDSVADLVET from the coding sequence ATGCGGACCCGTGCCGATATCGCCTGCTGGCTGACCGACATGGACGGCGTGCTCGTCCACGAGAACCGTCCCATCCCGGGTGCGGCCGAGTTGCTCGCGCAGTGGCGTGACGCCGGCACACCTTTTCTCGTGCTGACGAACAACCCGATCTACACGCGCCGCGACCTCGCAGCGCGCCTCGGCCGTTCGGGGCTGGACGTTCCGGAGGAACGGATCTGGACCTCGGCGCTTGCCACCGCCCAGTTTCTCAAGTCGCAGATGCCGGGCGGTTCGGCATTCGTGATCGGCGAAGCAGGCCTGACGACAGCGTTGCACGAGGCTGGATTCATCATGACCGAGACCCAACCCGACTACGTCGTGGTGGGCGAGACGCGGCAATATTCGTTCGAGGCCATCACGATGGCGATCCGGTTCATCAACGCGGGCGCGCGCTTCATCATCACGAACCCCGACTCGACCGGCCCCACCCCATCGGGTGTCGTTCCGGCGACTGGATCGTTCGCCGCCCTGATCACGAAGGCGACCGGACGCGAGCCCTATGTCGTCGGCAAGCCGAACCCGATGATGTTCCGCTCGGCGATGAATCAGATCGGCGCGCACTCCGAGAACACAGGCATGATCGGCGACCGCATGGACACCGACGTGATCGCGGGCATCGAGGCCGGCCTGCACACCGTGCTCGTGCTCAGCGGGATCAGCGACCGGGCCGATGTGGAGCGATATCCGTTCCGGCCCGATGAGATCGTCGATTCGGTCGCCGATCTCGTCGAGACATGA
- a CDS encoding carbohydrate ABC transporter permease, giving the protein MTVATGIERRTNLAGNIPTAHKGRARAGRTVKYVLLLLFVVIVLMPVYVLLVTSLKGPSDVSAVTSWRLPSRWPWQAGPDGATGFDNWTIAWQTLAAPIGRTFLLAIPAAIISAMLGSMNGFVLSRWKFPYANIVFTLILFGMFIPYQAIMVPLVQMKTSLGMPSSIATLLIVHIIYGLPICTLIFRNYYEGVPNELMEASRVDGAGMLSSYWRIILPLSLPGFVVTIIWQFTSAWNDYLFALFLSDANQGPVSLSLVNLSQGAQLSNYGASMAGALIASLPTLVVYIILGKYFIGGLMSGSVKS; this is encoded by the coding sequence ATGACTGTCGCAACCGGAATCGAACGCCGCACGAACCTGGCCGGCAACATCCCGACCGCACACAAGGGTCGCGCCCGCGCGGGCCGCACCGTCAAGTACGTGCTGCTGCTGCTGTTCGTGGTCATCGTGCTCATGCCGGTGTACGTGCTGCTGGTGACGAGCCTGAAGGGGCCGTCCGACGTGTCGGCGGTGACCTCCTGGCGTCTGCCGTCGCGCTGGCCCTGGCAGGCCGGCCCCGACGGAGCGACCGGCTTCGACAACTGGACGATAGCGTGGCAGACCCTCGCCGCCCCGATCGGCCGCACGTTCCTGCTGGCGATCCCGGCCGCGATCATCTCGGCGATGCTCGGCTCGATGAACGGCTTCGTGCTCTCGCGCTGGAAGTTCCCCTACGCGAACATCGTGTTCACGCTGATCCTGTTCGGCATGTTCATCCCCTACCAGGCGATCATGGTGCCTCTCGTGCAGATGAAGACGTCGCTGGGCATGCCCAGCAGCATCGCGACTCTGCTGATCGTGCACATCATCTACGGTCTGCCCATCTGCACGCTGATCTTCCGCAACTACTACGAGGGTGTGCCCAACGAGCTCATGGAGGCCTCGCGGGTCGACGGCGCCGGCATGCTCAGCTCGTACTGGCGCATCATCCTGCCGCTGTCGCTGCCGGGTTTCGTCGTGACGATCATCTGGCAGTTCACCTCGGCGTGGAACGACTATCTGTTCGCCCTGTTCCTGTCCGACGCGAACCAGGGCCCGGTGTCGCTGTCGCTGGTGAACCTGTCGCAGGGCGCGCAGCTGTCGAACTACGGCGCGTCGATGGCCGGTGCGCTCATCGCCTCGCTGCCGACGCTTGTCGTATACATCATCCTGGGCAAGTACTTCATCGGCGGACTGATGAGCGGGTCGGTCAAGTCGTGA
- a CDS encoding carbohydrate ABC transporter permease, with protein MRKGIRNWGPPLLLISPTIVLVGIFVYVLIGVNISTAMTKDSALTASEFVGLQNFTDLLTEPRFLHSLANLGIFTVFFMVGTMLFGFIWAWMLDKGVTAEGAFRSIYLFPMAVSFVASGVVWRWLLSSAQGDRASGLNRLLQSIGLGSLQNDWYNAPYWGMAAMAMPAIWQLAGYVMALFLSGFRGIPEELREAARMDGASEWKLYRHVIFPQLSPVALSALVIVAHMSLKVFDLIMAVTGSVYITEVPATYMWVALTGAEYGKASAIATILLLLVCIFIVPYLIYTARAERKARR; from the coding sequence ATGCGCAAAGGCATCCGCAACTGGGGCCCGCCGCTGCTGCTGATCTCACCGACCATCGTGCTGGTCGGCATCTTCGTCTACGTTCTCATTGGCGTGAACATCTCCACCGCCATGACGAAGGACTCGGCGCTGACAGCATCTGAGTTCGTCGGACTGCAGAACTTCACCGACCTGCTCACCGAGCCGCGTTTTCTGCACTCGCTGGCCAATCTCGGCATCTTCACCGTCTTCTTCATGGTCGGCACGATGCTCTTCGGCTTCATCTGGGCATGGATGCTCGACAAGGGCGTGACCGCCGAAGGCGCATTCCGCTCGATCTATCTGTTCCCGATGGCGGTCTCGTTTGTGGCATCCGGTGTCGTGTGGCGCTGGCTGCTCAGCTCTGCCCAGGGCGACCGCGCGTCGGGCCTGAACCGCCTGCTGCAATCGATCGGCTTGGGCAGCCTGCAGAACGATTGGTACAACGCCCCGTACTGGGGCATGGCAGCGATGGCGATGCCCGCCATCTGGCAGCTCGCCGGCTACGTCATGGCGCTGTTCCTCTCCGGCTTCCGCGGCATCCCCGAAGAACTGCGTGAAGCTGCCCGAATGGACGGCGCGAGCGAGTGGAAGCTGTACCGCCATGTCATCTTCCCCCAGCTGAGCCCGGTCGCCCTGTCGGCCCTGGTCATCGTCGCGCACATGTCGCTGAAGGTCTTCGACCTGATCATGGCCGTCACCGGATCGGTGTACATCACCGAGGTGCCGGCCACCTACATGTGGGTGGCCCTCACCGGTGCCGAATACGGCAAGGCGTCGGCGATCGCCACGATCCTGCTGCTGCTCGTGTGCATCTTCATCGTGCCGTACCTCATCTATACGGCTCGTGCGGAAAGGAAGGCCCGGCGATGA
- a CDS encoding VIT1/CCC1 transporter family protein — MVSTTSPRERWWDAATLRSWAVDANDGIIATAGILEGFAGAGASDNVLVVAAAAATVAGALSLGGTTWAEASAEREAQLIIAAEESAALAAHPDDEIAELTAYYERKGLDAALARQVAEQLSERDALRAQLESEYGIDDVMSIGETVGAGVGAGVAFLVGAIIPLLITIFVPGALETWAILIVVALSLGLIAVIAARTGRVSLTRTLVRSLSVGVGTMIVSWLVGALVF; from the coding sequence ATGGTCAGTACCACCTCGCCCCGGGAACGGTGGTGGGATGCCGCGACCCTGCGTTCCTGGGCGGTCGATGCGAACGACGGCATCATCGCCACTGCTGGCATCCTCGAGGGGTTCGCCGGCGCAGGCGCCTCTGACAACGTGCTCGTGGTCGCCGCCGCGGCCGCGACTGTCGCCGGCGCTCTGTCACTGGGCGGCACGACGTGGGCCGAGGCATCGGCCGAGCGCGAGGCGCAGTTGATCATCGCCGCCGAAGAGAGCGCGGCGCTGGCCGCGCATCCCGACGACGAGATAGCCGAGTTGACCGCATACTACGAGCGCAAGGGGCTGGATGCCGCACTTGCGCGCCAGGTCGCCGAGCAGCTGTCCGAACGCGACGCGTTGCGCGCACAACTGGAGAGCGAATACGGCATCGACGACGTGATGAGCATCGGCGAGACGGTCGGGGCCGGTGTCGGAGCGGGAGTGGCGTTCTTGGTGGGGGCGATCATTCCGCTGCTGATCACGATCTTCGTGCCCGGCGCCCTGGAGACGTGGGCGATTCTCATCGTGGTCGCGCTGTCGCTCGGCCTCATCGCGGTGATCGCCGCGCGCACCGGTCGGGTCTCGCTCACCCGCACTCTCGTGCGCTCGCTGAGCGTGGGCGTAGGCACCATGATCGTCAGCTGGCTCGTCGGGGCGTTGGTCTTCTGA
- a CDS encoding metal-dependent transcriptional regulator, with the protein MASPAADDYLKTIYHHTEWQDEQITPSQLAANLSLAPSSVTEMVQKLAAQGLVSHRLYGPIALTAAGERRAAAIIRRHRLIETWLVREFDYAWDEVHDEAEVLEHALSDRLLAGIDELLGHPVVDPHGDAIPDADGHVHRPAFVLLGDAEPGHRGRVLRVSDRDPQVLRAMQDAGLHIGVEVEVGAPGVVHVDGATRPVPTGAADAVWLTA; encoded by the coding sequence ATGGCTTCTCCCGCCGCGGACGACTACCTGAAGACGATCTACCACCACACCGAGTGGCAGGACGAGCAGATCACTCCGTCGCAACTGGCCGCCAACCTGTCGCTGGCTCCCTCGAGTGTCACCGAGATGGTGCAGAAGCTCGCCGCCCAGGGGCTGGTCTCGCACCGCCTCTACGGGCCGATCGCACTGACGGCGGCCGGCGAGCGCCGCGCGGCGGCGATCATCCGGCGGCATCGACTCATCGAGACCTGGCTCGTGCGCGAGTTCGACTACGCGTGGGACGAAGTGCACGACGAGGCCGAAGTGCTCGAGCATGCTCTCAGCGACCGCCTGCTCGCCGGGATCGACGAGCTGCTGGGGCATCCCGTGGTCGATCCGCACGGCGACGCCATTCCCGACGCCGACGGGCACGTGCATCGCCCCGCGTTCGTGCTGCTCGGCGACGCCGAGCCCGGACACCGGGGACGAGTGCTGCGCGTGAGCGACCGTGACCCGCAGGTGCTGCGAGCGATGCAGGATGCCGGACTGCACATCGGCGTCGAAGTCGAGGTGGGCGCCCCCGGCGTGGTGCACGTGGACGGGGCCACCCGGCCGGTTCCCACCGGCGCGGCCGATGCCGTCTGGCTCACGGCCTGA